Below is a genomic region from Pseudazoarcus pumilus.
ACCGCAACGTGTGGGTGCACGTGCAGAACCTGGAACAGTACGAGTACAAGCCGGAACTGCGCGAGAAGCTGGTGCTGCCCGACTCGCACCGCGACCTCATCGACATCCTCACCTCGGATCTCGAAGTGCTGGTCGACGACATCGTCGAGGGAAAGTCCGGCGGCACCATCATCCTGTGCCAGGGCGCGCCCGGTCTGGGCAAGACGCTCACCGCCGAGGTCTATTCCGAGGTCGTCGGCAAGCCGCTGTACCGCGTGCATTCGGGGCAGTTGGGCATCACCGCCGAATCGGTCGAGGCCAATTTGTCGACCATCCTGCAGCGCGCTGCACGCTGGGACGCGATCATGCTGCTCGACGAAGCCGACGTGTACATCCGCTGCCGCGACAACGACCTGCAGCACAACGCCATCGTCGCCGAGTTTCTGCGCACGCTCGAATACTTCGACGGCCTGCTCTTCATGACCACCAACCGCGACGACGACGTCGACGATGCCATCCTGTCGCGCTGCATCGCCACCATCAAGTACGAGGTGCCGCCGCGCGACGCCGCCATCCGCCTGTGGCACACCCTCGCCGACCAGTTCAACGTGGAGTTGCCCGCGGGTCTGGTCGAGACGCTCGCCGACACCTACGCGGATGCGAGCGGGCGCGACATCAAGGAGTTGCTCAAGCTCACCGCGCGCTTTTGCCGCAGCAAGGACATCCCGCTGTCGGAAAAGGCCTTCGCGCAGTGCGCGGTGTTCCGCGGGGTGGGTGGCCAGTGAGTCATCACTGAGCGGCGGCTGTGGGCATCGAAGTACGGGCGCACCGCCTCAGGCGGCGTCGCCCGCTTCGAGCTCCAGCAGCTTCGCCGCGCGCGTCGACATCACCAGCATCAGCTTCATTCCGGCGCGCGTGGCGCCGACGAAGAGCTTGCGCTGCGTGCGCGTGTCCAGCGCGTCGAAGTCGATCTCGGTGAAGATCACGCAGGGTGCGGCCTGGCCCTTGAAGCGGTGTACCGAGTCGATGAGGAAGTCACCCTGCGTGTATTCGGGTGAGCCGACCAGGTCGTAACGCCCGGTGAAGGCGCGCAGGGCATGCTGGCCGAGGTGCGTGAGCGGCGTGAAGCACGAATTCTCGCGGCCGCGGAAGGTGACGATGGCGATGTGTTCGCGCCGGAAGCCCAGCCCGATCGCGCGCGTGATGGCGCGGCGCGTGCGCTCCATGAGTTGCGTCGAGTCGTCCCAGGTCGACACCTCCACCTCCGAGTCGGCCAGCGGGCTGCCCGCGTCGACTGGCGTGTGTGGCTGCAGGCTGCGATTGAGCAGCGCGACGATGTCGGCCGGGCTGCGGTAGTTGCGCTCGCTGGTGATCCGCACCCAGCCCGGCAGGTCCACGTCCGCGCGCTCGTAGAGGTTCTGCATCGGGTCTTCCAGCCACCACGCGCGGCCGTCGGCCGGAATCAGCCGCAGCAGCGCGTCGCGCCAGGTCGGTGTGAAATCCTGACCCTCGTCGACGATCAGTTCCTCGTACTGCGGCTGCGTGTCGAGCGCGGTGAAGTCGCTCTCCAGCCGCGCGAAGGCGCCTGGTGCGGAGAAGTCCGGCGGGCGCCCGGCGGCCGAGAGCATGTGGTCGCACAGCTGGTGATAGGTGAGCACATCCGCACCGGGCGGGGCGATGCGCGCGATGTGATCGGCCAGCGGGCGGTTGTAGCAGACATACAGCGGGCGGCGTCCGGCCGCGAGCGCGTCGCGCAGCACGGCCAGCGCGAGCTGGGTCTTGCCGCTGCCGGCGGTGCCGGTGACGCGCAGGCGATGCGGCTGCACCTCGATGCGTCGCGCCCATTCGGCCAAGCCGCCGGCGAGCCGCGTGTACAGCGTGGCGGCCTGGCCGACCAGCGCGCTGGCATCCGGTTCGAGCTGCAGTTCGTCGGCGAAGAAGCGTTCCAGGCGCGCGACGCGTGACGGATCGGGGCTGTCCGCGGCGAGCAGCTCGACCACGGTCGTGACCAGACGCTCGCGTGTGTTGGCATCGATGATGCGCGACGGGTCGAGGCCGGCCGTGCCGGGTGCGCGAACGACGTGGTCGGGGCAGTACAGCAGCAGGTCCAGTTCCGGCGCCTCGCCGTCCGGCAGGGCAGCCAGGCGTGCGCGCAGGTGATCGGCGGTGCGCGCCAGATCGACGCTGACGTTGCGACGCGTGCGGATGTGGCGCTTGACCAGCCCGGCGTCGGTTTCATCGAGGAAGCCGGCGACCTGTTCGATCAGCAGCACGCGCCCGGCGGGGCCGACGACGACGAAATCGACGCTGCCGAAGAGCAGTGTTTCGTTCGCGGCGCGCGTCCAGTGGATGCCGTGGAATACCGTGAATTCGGCCGGCAGGCGTTCGGCGAGTTCGGCCAGGGTGTCGAGCTTGCGTGCCAGCGCCCCGGAAGCGGGGATGCTGCGCCAGCCGTCAGGGTGAATGCGGGGCATGGTCGAGACCACAGGTTCGGCAACGCCCCATGGTACTCGCAGCCGCCCGCCCACCGGCAGGCGGCTGCGACACGCCTCAGGCGGCCTGCACCTCGATGCGGCGCGGCTGGGCGTGGGCGTGCTTCGGGATGCGCAGCTTGAGCACGCCGTCGCGGAACTCGGCGGTGATGGTGCCGGTGTCGAGTTCCGGGCTCAGCGCGAAGGCACGCCGATAGCGCGCCACGCGCACCTCGGCCCAGGTCGGTTCCATGCCCTCGGGCGTGTCGACGACGATGTCGCCCTCGATGCGCAGCGTGTCGCCGTCGACGTCGATCGCGATCCTGTCCTTGGGCACACCGGGCAGATCCGCGCGCAGCGTGATGCCGCCGGTGTCTTCGAGCACGTCGACGCGCGGTTGCAGCGTCGCGGTCTCCTCGGTCTTGCGGGTCTCGTTCTTCTCGCTCATGGTCGTCTTACCTCCGGGTGATCACTGGATGGTGATGCGTCGCGGCTGCATCGCTTCGCGCCGCGCGACGCGGATATGCAGCACGCCGTCGCGGTAGTGCGCGCTGACCTGTTCGGGGTCGGCATCCTCGGGCAGCGACACGGCGCGGCGGAAGCGTCCCGCGAAGCGTTCGCTGGCGTAGACGGGCTGCTTGGGGTCGTCCGGGCGGTCGTTCTTGCGCTCGCCCTCGATCGACAGCACGCCGCGCTCGACGCGTACGTCGAACTCCTGCGCCGACATGCCCGGCGCGAAGGCGTAGATGTGCACCGCGTCCGGCGCCGAGCCGACGTTGATGGCCGGAAAGGCGCCGCTCGCAACGGCGCGGATCGAGCCCGGCCGGCCGGTCGTGCCGAAGAGTTGCTGCAGTTCGCGCTGCAGGCGTTCGAAATCGGCGGCAAACCCGCCGGGCGAAGTCAGAAGCGATTCGTACATGGTCTTGCCCCCTATGAGAAGTTGCACTACGACGGCCGTCGGGGAGTGTCCTGGCGCCGCCGCCGCCGACCGTCCGTGATCGATATATGCCGGCGCGTATCCCCGACTTCAAGAGGGCGATGGTGCGTTTCCTTCCTGCGGGTTTTCCGAGGCTTGCGCACCCCGTCACGGGCGCCCATAGTGAATTGTCGGCGCCGGTTCCATGCATGCCGCATGAGCCGCGCCGCGACCACAAAGGCCGTCGGCATTCGTGCAACGGTCAGGCATGGAGGAACAGCGATGGCAAACTTCCACGCAATCGGCGTATCGGTGCTCACGGGCAAGACGCGTCTCGTCACCCAGCCCGAGACCCGGCCGCTCGATCACATGCTCGACGAACCCGCGTTGAGTGCAATGACCGACCTGTCGCGCGTACCGGCCGCATCGGTGTCCGCGGACGAACTCGTCGATGACGCCCATGCGCGCATGCTCGAGCGACGTGTGCGCATGTTGTTCGTGGTCGATCACGCCGGATTTCTGGCCGGTCTGATCACCAGCAACGATCTTCTCGGCGAGAAGCCGATGCAGGTCGTGCGCGAGCGTGGCGTGCGTCACGACGAGATCCGCGTGCAGGACATCATGACTCCGGCCGAGGCAGTCGAGGCGCTGGACATCGACGATCTGGGCGGTGCGCGCGTCGGCGACATCGTCGAGACCATGCGCAGCCGCGCGCGTCAGCACGCGCTGGTGGTGCGCCACGACGCCGAAGGCCTGCCGCAGGTGTGCGGCGTGTTCTCGGCGGCCGACCTGTCGCGCCGGCTGGGCATCGAGGTGGTGCCGATGAAGGTCGCACGCACCTTCGCCGAGATCGAGGAGTCGCTCGCCCACGAGTGAGCCGGGCGCGGATCGCAGCGTGCCGGCCGGTGCCGGCGTTACGAAAGGCTTCGTGGCTTGTGCGGCGCGGGGCGGCGTGATTACATGGCGGCTTTGCGCAGGAGCCGCCGTCCCGTGACCGCCGCGTTCGTTCCCCGTCGCCTCCCGCGCGCCCGTCCGTCCGAGGCGGGACGATGAACGGCATCTTCCTCGGCATCGTCCTGATCGCCTTCGCGGCCGCGGCCTGGCGCCAGATCGGCCATGTCCCGGTCGAGGGCCAGCCCTCGCCGATGGAGGCGCTCTCGTCCGGCATGATCGATGCGGCCGGCGGCGCGGTCGAACTTGCGCTGGGTCTGGTCGGCGTGATGACGCTGTTCCTCGGGCTGATGAAGGTCGCCGAGGCCGGCGGCCTGCTGGTGATCATCGCCAAGCTGATCCGCCCGCTGATGACACGCCTGTTCCCGGAGGTGCCGCCCAATCACCCGGCGATGGGCGCGATGATCCTCAACATGTCGGCCAACGCGCTGGGTCTGGGCAATGCCGCCACGCCCTTCGGCATCCGTGCGATGCAGGAACTCGACAAGCTCAACACGCGCCCCGGGACTGCGACCAACGCGATGGCGCTGTTCCTCGCGATCAACACCTCGAGCATCACGCTGCTGCCCACCGGCGTCATCGCGATCCGCGCCGCGGCCGGCTCGGCCGACCCGGCCGCCATCCTGCCGACGACGCTTTTCGCGACCATTTGCGCGACGATCGCCGCTGTTTCGGCGGCGTTTCTCTATCGACGCTTCTTCCCGCTGGGCCCGCTCGATCCCGATGCCGCACCTGTCGACCGCCCCTGGGTGAACGAGGAAGGCGAACACATCGAGGACGCCGGCGCCTATCCGCTGTGGGTGTCGGTCGCGGCCCTGGTGACGCTGTTCGCGCTGATTCCCTTCACCATCGTCTACGGCCGTGCGATTTCGCCGTGGATCGTGCCGGGGCTGATGGTCGGCTTCCTGGTGTTCGGCGCATCGCGCGGCGTGCGCATCTACGAGGTCTTCGTCGAGGGCGCCAAGGATGGCTTCCAGGTGGCGTTGCGCATCATCCCGTATCTGGTCGCCATCCTCGTCGCGGTCGGCATGTTCCGCGCCAGCGGCGCGATGGACTACATGGTGGCCACGCTCGGTGCGCTCACTGGCAAGGTCGGCCTGCCCGCGGAGGCCTTGCCGATGGCGCTGCTGCGCCCGCTCTCCGGTTCCGGCGCCTACGGCGTGATGGCCTCCATCATCAACGACCCGGCGATCGGCCCGGACAGCTACGTGGGCATGCTGGTGACCACGCTGCAGGGTTCGACCGAGACCACCTTCTACGTGCTGGCGGTGTATTTCGGCGCTGTGCAGATACGGCGCATCCGTCATACCCTGGCCGCGGCGCTGACCGCCGACGTGGTGGCGGTGATCGCGGCGGTGGCGATCTGCTCCTACCTGTTCCTGTGATGCGTCTGCTCCTGATCCTCGCGCTTGTGTTGTCGGCCGCCTGCGCACAGGCGGCGCAGATCCGCGTCGCCGTGGCCGCCAACTTCCACGGCACGCTGCAGCAACTGGCCGAGCGCTTTGCCGCGCACAGCGGTCATCGCCTCGTCATCAGTGCCGGCGCGTCCGGCGCGCTGGCCAC
It encodes:
- a CDS encoding ATP-binding domain-containing protein, translated to MPRIHPDGWRSIPASGALARKLDTLAELAERLPAEFTVFHGIHWTRAANETLLFGSVDFVVVGPAGRVLLIEQVAGFLDETDAGLVKRHIRTRRNVSVDLARTADHLRARLAALPDGEAPELDLLLYCPDHVVRAPGTAGLDPSRIIDANTRERLVTTVVELLAADSPDPSRVARLERFFADELQLEPDASALVGQAATLYTRLAGGLAEWARRIEVQPHRLRVTGTAGSGKTQLALAVLRDALAAGRRPLYVCYNRPLADHIARIAPPGADVLTYHQLCDHMLSAAGRPPDFSAPGAFARLESDFTALDTQPQYEELIVDEGQDFTPTWRDALLRLIPADGRAWWLEDPMQNLYERADVDLPGWVRITSERNYRSPADIVALLNRSLQPHTPVDAGSPLADSEVEVSTWDDSTQLMERTRRAITRAIGLGFRREHIAIVTFRGRENSCFTPLTHLGQHALRAFTGRYDLVGSPEYTQGDFLIDSVHRFKGQAAPCVIFTEIDFDALDTRTQRKLFVGATRAGMKLMLVMSTRAAKLLELEAGDAA
- a CDS encoding Hsp20/alpha crystallin family protein is translated as MSEKNETRKTEETATLQPRVDVLEDTGGITLRADLPGVPKDRIAIDVDGDTLRIEGDIVVDTPEGMEPTWAEVRVARYRRAFALSPELDTGTITAEFRDGVLKLRIPKHAHAQPRRIEVQAA
- a CDS encoding Hsp20/alpha crystallin family protein, with the translated sequence MYESLLTSPGGFAADFERLQRELQQLFGTTGRPGSIRAVASGAFPAINVGSAPDAVHIYAFAPGMSAQEFDVRVERGVLSIEGERKNDRPDDPKQPVYASERFAGRFRRAVSLPEDADPEQVSAHYRDGVLHIRVARREAMQPRRITIQ
- a CDS encoding CBS domain-containing protein — protein: MANFHAIGVSVLTGKTRLVTQPETRPLDHMLDEPALSAMTDLSRVPAASVSADELVDDAHARMLERRVRMLFVVDHAGFLAGLITSNDLLGEKPMQVVRERGVRHDEIRVQDIMTPAEAVEALDIDDLGGARVGDIVETMRSRARQHALVVRHDAEGLPQVCGVFSAADLSRRLGIEVVPMKVARTFAEIEESLAHE
- a CDS encoding nucleoside recognition domain-containing protein; protein product: MNGIFLGIVLIAFAAAAWRQIGHVPVEGQPSPMEALSSGMIDAAGGAVELALGLVGVMTLFLGLMKVAEAGGLLVIIAKLIRPLMTRLFPEVPPNHPAMGAMILNMSANALGLGNAATPFGIRAMQELDKLNTRPGTATNAMALFLAINTSSITLLPTGVIAIRAAAGSADPAAILPTTLFATICATIAAVSAAFLYRRFFPLGPLDPDAAPVDRPWVNEEGEHIEDAGAYPLWVSVAALVTLFALIPFTIVYGRAISPWIVPGLMVGFLVFGASRGVRIYEVFVEGAKDGFQVALRIIPYLVAILVAVGMFRASGAMDYMVATLGALTGKVGLPAEALPMALLRPLSGSGAYGVMASIINDPAIGPDSYVGMLVTTLQGSTETTFYVLAVYFGAVQIRRIRHTLAAALTADVVAVIAAVAICSYLFL